The region TTCCAAAGCCTCCTTGATGTCCCAATGCTCCTTTGGATAAAACAAATCATCGTATCTCAAACCTAATTTCAGATAAGAAAAACTTAATGATAATAGACAGAAAAAGTGAGCAGAGCAGAGCAAGAGAAGAGTGTAAACATGTGTGGTGAAAACTTGATAGTGACGAGACCAGCACAACTTCCTTGCTCGATCACTTTCCTCCCCAAGATCGTATCTACTGTGAATCCATTTAAGTTTCCATCATCATATCCATTCAAGTTCGCTGATCGGAAGTAATGGCACTCTCGCAAATCCGGCGGCGCAAACCACAGGCCGCTGTCTCTTTTGTTAGCCCACGAAATGCCCACCACGCGGTTCTCCCACTGTTCTTCTCTCTCACATGCCACCATGTTTGAGCTGACAGAATTTCCAATGCAGATTGGAGATTGCTTTCATGTGCTGTGCGGCGAACCAATTCTTAGAGGGGTTCAAAAACTGAGAGTGGAGACTTTGAAATTTAGGGCTGGGCAGGACTTTGAAAATTTCGGGAGTGGTTTAAAATTTGGGAATTTTGGCTCTAATTAGCCGATatgtgaatattttttaatgcgaatattttttaattctttaatttttcttttaaaaaatcatacgacgtcggttctacatagaaccgacgtcgtatgtctttaatttttttttttttttaaaaagacatacgacgtcggttctacataaaaccgacgtcgtatgtcttaatatttaaaaataaatatttacgacgtcgatttttgctataaaccgacgtcgtaaataatatatattatttttgctttattttattgacatataacgtcggtttgTCAAAAATCGACGTTGATTGGGCGACGTAGTATCctttttttgtagtagtgtgcACTGCTCAtgccactactacaaaaatgaTTATATAAGTGTAACTTTACACTACACCTTTTAAAAAAGGTGTAGtgtaaagttaaaaataataatacaatggcaaaagtgtaaataaatacataagaaaaTGCTACACCTATGTCTAAAGGTGTAGCGgtttcttaaaaataaaaaagcataaCACTTTCCGCGACACCTTCTTCCAAAAGGTGTCTCGAAaactataattaataaaataataaaaagactttccgctacaccttCTGTCAAAAGGTGTCTCGAAAtgtataactaataaaataataaaaaaacgtTACGTGACACCAGCCATCAAGGGTGTAGCGAAAAGcacttaaaacaaaataataataatatatataatctccgCGACACCCATCCACGtggggtgccgcggaaagttaacaatttttttcttttaaaaatagcctcgtttttatttttgtgcaatTCACCTgacttgtttttgtttttaattttctaatgcCCTAATTCCCAAATTTTCACCTCACAGCTCTCATCTCTCATCTTCTTCGCCTAACAAGAGTCACAGTTGTTGTCTCTCATCTTCTTCGCCTCAAATCTCCTTCGCCTCACTTCTTTCTGTTCAAGGTCACCGCAGATCTGCTCGATGTCTCTCACCGTCGACGTCTCTCGCTTCTTTCTGTTCGAGGTCACTGCAGATCTGTTCAAGGTCTCTCGCCGTCAACATCTCTCACTTCTTTCTGTTCGAGGTCACCGCAGATCTGTTCGAGGTCTCTCGCCGTCGACATCTCTCACATCTTTCTATCCGAGGTCACTGCAAATCTGTTCGAGGTCTCTCACGGTCGACGTCTCTCGCAGCTGCGACACCTCTGACGCTCAGAACATTCGTTTCTCCTTCGCTTTCTTTTCCCTGGAAAAATGATTTTGATGTTCACTCCTTTCTTCAAATTGAATGTCATGTATTCTCATTTAAGACTGTCATATTGATGTTTAGTTTCATTAGATGGAATGATTTACTATTTCCTGTTCAATATTACTGTCTGTTACTTTCCTTCTTCTAGAAACTACATTTTACTTCTGAATCTGCAAAGGAATCAAACTCGTAAGTGTAGGTTTGGGAAGTGGGAATTCTTTTGCCTAACTTCTGGCTTCCAACATCAGGTGGATAATGACAGACTCCAGATTTCTCTTGGCATGAAGAATTCATACTTTAGGGATGATGACGGTGAGGATATTCAAACAACTTCAAGACAGAGTACCAACAAAACTGAGAAGAAGCGTGCAATGAAGAAAGCAAAGAAAGAGAGGTATTAATATCTAactgattttaattttttttgaagttgTGTCATTGCAATGACTTTGAGGCTCTATGGCCAATTTGTGTTCAGGGAACGGGAAATCATGGCTGCTAAAGAAAGGCTGCTTGCAAAGGATATCCCCAAGAATACTGATGACTTTGAGAAAGCTTTGTGTGGATCAAGTACATGGCCTTCATGCGCTCTTTGGCTGATGTAGAGAAGGCACAATCTATAGATGAGAGGTAAGTCATACAATTGAGTCTTTTCTGTGGGAACAAAGATTGCAAATTTGTTATTTCTCACTAATTTGATTGGTTTTTTCATATTATCTTATTTGATTTTTTCCTCActgtttctttttatattttttatttcatggCTTTCATCCATCTCTTCTTCTATCAAATAACTTTTGGATCGGCGGCCGGAATTTGATCTCAGAGAAATCAACAAGAATCACGCCATATTGAAGCGGTGAAGCGGAGATGGAGCTGCTGAttggattatatttttctttaaaaaaaaatttcggcgaattgtatttttttttttaaaaagaaaattttccaCGGCACCGGCTCcagtaattattttaaaaaaaacaaaaaaaaaaacagttttcgCAACACCTTTTAAGGGTGTCACTGAAAATCAATACTTTTAGAGTCACTCACATCCGCTACACCGTTACAGGTGTAGCGGAAACACTTATACAGGTGTAGCTAATGtgcatttttgtactagtgtgcTACAATGAAGGGTATACACATTTATACAGTTCTTTTTGGCATCTTACAagtcaaagaagaagaaaaagaacaagaagGTTTCTGAAGTGAAACCAACTACATGAGTAACCAAAACGAGCAAGGGAAAATGTTTCCATTGCAACAAAGAAGGGCATTGGAAAAGAAATTGCGCGGAGTACCTGAAGTCTTTGAAGGTCAAGGACAACAACAAATCTTCAAAAGGTATGTCTATTATGCTCATTAATGAGACTAGTTTTTCAATTCGCCTCAATAATACTTCTTGGATAATTGACTTAGGAGCAACTTCACAAGTTGTGTTCCGTTGCAGGATTGAGAAGAAGTAAAGAGTTGGCTGAAGATGAGATTGCTCTACGAATGAGAAATGGAGCAAGAGTTGTTGCATTTAGCTGTTGGagctttatatattcattttttgtttaatcatattttaaaaaaaaggctATTTATGTGTTCCTAGTATTTAAAGACATTATTTCCATTCCAGTTGagaataattatgaatttttcatttcgaaataatgtttattacatttatttcaataataaatgtGATGACACTAGAACACTGTTAAATGGTAGTTATTGTTTGAATATGATTGATGATAATATAAATGCGCATTTAATACATGATGATGTATGTGGTCCCATTTAATAAAATAGATCAACTATTCTAAATTAAGTTTCATTTAAATATGTTgtaaagactccatatgagatATGAAATAGCCAGTCttaaatatgttaaaatttGGGGTTACACGACTTATATCAAAAGTCTAAAGCAGATAAATTGGAAACAAGGTTTGAAAAGGTAGGAAGATATAGCTTGACAAAGAGTTTGTTGAGAAATCTTCATAGCCTAATAAGATTTATGAACATGTGCAATACAAACCAAAAGTTATGCCTCATCTTCGGAGAAGTGTTAGATATGTTCGTGCACTAGACATATAATAGTTGTCTTCATGTTGCAGAGTCACTCTTTACAATTGGAGATAATGGGTCTAGTGATGAACCTATCATTTAGGGAGAGTCGATATAAGATATCGATTTTAGAATGTGGAACATCTATTTCGACGAGGTAGTCAAATTGTTTGGTTATATTGTAAAACATCGATGATTAGTGTATAAAATGGTTAGTGGGAGTGCTATCACATTTCTTGTATTGTGTGCAGATGAAATACTAATAATTAGAAATGATGTAAGCATGATGACTCTAGTAAAAGTTTGATTATTGAAAACTTTCTGTATGTAAGGTCTGGGAAAGGCAACTTATATTCTTGGAATTCGAGTCTATAGAGATAGATCGAAAAGATTAATAGTTTTATCTCAGAgtatgtacataaaatattgaagaagtTCAATATGCCAGATTCCAAGAAAGATTTATTACCTTTAATGCACGAAATCCATCCCTCTAAGAATTTGTGTCCTAACACAACTGAAGAGAGGGGCCTCATGAGTAAAATACCATAGGCTTCAGTTGTTGGGAGTCTTATACATGTAATGTTATGTACAAGAACTGATGTTGCTCATGAAGTGAGTGTCACTTGCAGATATTAGTCAAATTCAGTGAATAACACTAGACATCAGTTAAGTAACTAAGGGTTTAGTCTTAACTGATGGAAAACAAGTATTAAAGATTGAAGGATACACATATTTTGATTTTCTATCAGACCCAGATGATAGGAAGTCTACAACTTGTAAAAGTGGTGCAGTCAGTTGGAAGAGTTCCAAACATGAAATGACTGCAAACTCAACCACTGAAGCAGAGTATGCTGCTGCTATCAATCTCTAAGAGAGTTCGTTGGAAAGGGAGGTGTAACTATGCAGATGATAGCATCAACTGATAACCTAGCAGATCCGTTTTATATACCACTTAATCAAGAGTAGTTAGATCGACATCTTGAGAAGATGAGGATTGCCGATTGGCTCTAGTGCAAGTTGGAGATGGTTAGACATGTACACCTAGGAGCCaacattatttattgttttgtgGCCATGTTCAGTATTGTACGAAGACGTGTGTGTTCAATATAAGATCCACCATGCACCTTGATGTAACAAGGATGTTCTAGTCTATTCAATAATTTTACAATGAGAATCTCTggccagagtataatgaagttggacttcaggttatGAATATTAAATAGACATATTGATCATGTTTATGgatttgaccaagtttgaccatgacctttacTTGGTTTGGAACAAGTGTTGAGTGAAAGGAATATTGCATGATATTTATAACGGAAATGTTcattataacatatataaatatatttcattgtcTATTAGGTAGTCATGACATGTTGTTAGGTGTCACTaatgacttacgagttatttaataatgagttgttaaatattaatcattgctaatttgactatgaacctagaaagtcatTAATGATTCGTAGTAATgttgagaactttaaaagaaatcaataAGGATTTATCGATATTGGACTAATACATTAATAGGTgatgaatgaattaattcaatattgggtagTTTTGAGTTTTTAAAGGCTATcacctttgggcccaaaccaggcTATACAAATAGTTTAACCCTTTTTCTAAAAGGGTAGAAGTGAGAGATTTGGCAAAAAgggaaaagttttttttttttttcaagcgaaAATCTCTGAGAGTTCATGCTAGGATTGTCAAAGTGGGTCGAAGCTCGTGGTGCGACGCGTTAGGATCATGGAAAAATAGGCCCGCGAAAATGCAGGCATAATGGGGCGGGCCGAAATCAACTCGCAACCCGTGCGGGTTGTGGGTCAGCCTTCGGgctaagtaattaaaaaaatataattatataaatatataattccgTTTTTCAGACTTTCTGTAATTCCTAAACCTAATCCCCTAGAGTCCTAGACTTCACGTCCTCTTCTCTCGCTCTCGCTGTGTTCTCGCAAGAAACGGTGACGTCACCACTACCAATCCGACAGTCGTCCAGGCCACATCTGCTGCCCAGAGCCGCCGCTCTACCAGGCGCAAGCCCCATCCGACCATCCATCTATCCAGTCTACACTCCGCATGCCATATCCATCCATCCGTCGTTGGCTTCGTAGGCTGCAACGGTGGCCTAGCACGCCGACATCCGTCTTTTCTCTAGCGTCCGTCCACGCCTCCACAACGAAGCCATCgttttccatttttttaaaatcaattttgttaAGTTTGTGTCGTgaaatgtgaaattgtgaattgtATTACTGTATTATTTACTTATTGGCAATTTGGCAatatacaaaatgaaaaaaaaaaaaagcctgcGGGCCTAACGAGCCGACTCGCAAAAGCCCGCTAGACATTAGGCCTGCGGTGGGGAGGGCtagcccgctttgacagtactagttCTCGCGTGCTTGTCCGCGGTGGATGGGCTAGAGGCCGGACAATTAGACGGTTCAAGTTTTGCTTCTGCCAGAGCACACTTGAAGGGTAAGATTGTTCAAACTCCCTCTTTAAGCGTAGAATCTATAAAAAGCTATTGATGTTTTTGCTGCTCATGTGTATGAATTTTTCTAACAGACCAATCACTGATGGGAAGGATTTCGTCAGCTTTAGTTTAGAGAGGCCTTTGTTGATAGTTTGTTGCTAAGTTTCTTAGAGATGGAAGATTTTGTTGGACAAGAAATGCAAGTGAGACTTGGTCATACTTGCTTTTCTTGTTGTAGGAGATATTACATAGCCAAGAATAATGACATGCATTTTTCGTATTATACGAGAAACGCTTGTCGTACTTGTGTTTCTTGTATACGCTTTGACAAACGCAAGTAACACTTATGTTTGTTATACCTCAATGAAAAAatgatttcaaaaattttggGAAACTCAATTACGACTTGCATTTTTTACCATAAACTTAAGTTGCAAACgagtttttccctttttttaaaaaattttttttaaaagtttccAAGTCTTGTCACTTATCCATGAAAAAAGTCAATTACAATAaaaaacactatatatatata is a window of Ipomoea triloba cultivar NCNSP0323 chromosome 11, ASM357664v1 DNA encoding:
- the LOC115996352 gene encoding uncharacterized protein LOC115996352, giving the protein MIYYFLFNITVCYFPSSRNYILLLNLQRNQTRKCRFGKWEFFCLTSGFQHQVDNDRLQISLGMKNSYFRDDDGEDIQTTSRQSTNKTEKKRAMKKAKKEREREIMAAKERLLAKDIPKNTDDFEKALCGSSTWPSCALWLM